One Natrinema longum genomic window, CCGACGGGAGGAGATCGGTGACGTCCCCGAAGATGGAGATTGCGACGCCGCCGTAGAGTCCGGCGGCTCCGGCGGCGGCGACGAGCGGCCAGCGACTGCGGTGGTCGTGCTCGTCGTGGTCGCCGCGACCGCGGTGGTCGCCGTACTCCTCGGGTGCCTGCCCCTCGGGAACGCGGTGGCCGGAGCCGTCGGCTCGGGACGCGTGCCCGTCGGACGAAGGGGTGTGTCCACCGGAGCCCATACCGTCGCTTCCACGCCGATCCCGAAAAAGGACCACCGCGTACAGGCAGTTAGCACTCCCTTACAGCGGCTGGTTTCGACCGTATGCCGAGCCGGCTCCCTCGCGTCACACCAGCACAGACACGGTTATCGGACGGGGGAACTCCGGGGTGGCCGATTCATACGGATCGTTAGTAGTCAGCGCCAGCACCCCCACGACCAGACCGTGGGGTCGCCGGTCGACGGACAGGGGCCGTCTCAGTAGAAGTAGTCGGCTTCCGACAGCTGGACGTAGCGACCGTCGCGGTAGGAAAACTTCTTGTGCTTGTACGTCGCGAGGATCTTTGCGGCGTCGAAGCCGGCGGAGTACTTCTTGGTGACCAGGGCGTTTTCCGTCCCGTTGCCCTGCATGTCGGTGATCGTGTCGAACGCCCAGTCCCAGTCGTCGGGCCCGTAGTCCGCGACGATGTCGGCGAACGAGACGTTGCGCAGGATCTCGTCACCGATCGCGTCCTTCCAGATGTCGTTGTAGTTCTCGAGGGAGTCGGTCGCTGCGAGTCGGCCGGCGATCTTGCCGGTGCGGACGGCGACGTGGTACCCACCCTCGTGGAACGCCGAGGTCGTGCCCATCGCGCCGCCGGCGACGACGATGTTCGCACCGACGGGCGATTCGATCGGTCGGGTCGAGGAGATCGGGTAGGTTTCGGTCCCCTTCGACTTGCCGCGATCTTCGACGCGGGGGATGTCTTCGTCGACGTCGTACTCGTCGCCGTACTCCTGTTCCAGGAGGCGGCTAATGTACTCCGCACCCGAGGGAATCCGATCGTCCTCGGGCCGAAGGAGTTTGTAGCTACCGGGGTTGTCGACGTCCGCGAGGGTCATCCCGATGGGCATCGTCAGCCCGACGCGGGCGACCGTGCCGTCGTTCGGGAAGACCCAGGGATAGGCGGTCTCGCCGGGCATGTAGCCCCACCAGAACTTCAGGTGGTCCTCGAACTCCGCGAACAGTTCGTCGGGGAACTCCCGATACTCCTGATAGGCGATGTGGTTCGCCGCCGGCGGCGAGAGGTAATCGGAGACGCTCCGGCCGGGGGCCGTGAACTGATCGAGGGCACCGAGGGTGATCCGACGCTGTGGGCCGTCCGCGAGGACGACGTACTGGGCCTCGAGTTCCGCGCCGTTCGAGAGAGTCAGCGTGTGGGTCGGGCCCGCCGGACTCGAGGCCCGGAGATCGGTTTCGAGGTCCTTGACCCCGATTCCGACGCGCAGGTCCGCGCCCGCGTCGGCCGCGCGTTCGTGGAGCCAGTCGTCCATGCGTGCGCGGTGGAAGGTGTAGCCGAAGTTGGGATAGCTGGCGTCCATCCCCGTCGACGTCAACTCGACGGTGCTGTTCGGGCCGACGAACTCCGTGCCCTCGAGTTCCCGATGGATGACTTCCTCGGGGATCTCCCGGTAGTCGAAGTCCATGATGTCGATCCAATAGTCGAGCATCCCGGCAGCATCGGTCGAATCCGGGCCGACCCCGTCCCGATCCTCTCGAGGGACTCCCTGCTCGAAGAGGACCGTCTCTGCGCCGTGGGCAGCGGCCCGTTCGGCTGCGGACGCTCCGGCGGGGCCGCCGCCGACGATCGCGACGTCTACGCGTTCCATACGGCGTGGAGACTCGTTGAGCCATTATAAAAACTGCGAGGCGAATTTTCCAGGGCGTCGAGGTGTGTGCGAGACCGGCCGCTGGCTCGACGGTACTCGAAAATCGGATCGGCGAGTGCGGAGACCCGACCCCTCGAGTGTGGCAACACGGTTGTTGTAGGCGATCTAACGGGTCGACGTGCGTGATATCGTGCCACTGCCGGACGGGAACGGAACCCTTTTCATTAGCCCTCGGCAACAACCAGTTGCGACCAACGCTCCGTTGGTGTAGTCCGGCCAATCATTTCGGCCTTTCGAGCCGATGACCTGGGTTCAAATCCCAGACGGAGCACTTTTCGGCGAACAAATCCGTGAGCCGAAAATGTGACCCTGGATTTGAATCAGACCAGTCGCGCGCAGCGTAGCGAGCACGTCTGGGCGTGGTTCAAATCCCAGACGGAGCATTCTTCTGAGGAACGAAGTGACGAAGAGGAAGCGTGCGGTCTGGGATTTACATTAGAGAGCGACAGCGAGCGTTTCGCGTGGGACCCTCATGGACGGAGGGGCTTCCGACGAGCGAACTCTCGAGTCGCAACTGTGGCTGTGACGCGATAGGCGAGCGGGGAACTCGTCTCACTCGAGTTTCCGGAAGCAGTTGTGACAGAACGACGCGAACGAATCGTTTCCCGCGGCACAGACTCCACACTGGCCATCACGAGTCGTCGATGGCCGCGACTCGGACGAGGGCGTAAAGAGGCTTTTCCGTGGGTCGGAGTACGCGTCGATGACGTCGCCCCACGTGACCGCCGGATCAGTATCGCTGTATCCTGTGCGGGTCCGTGTGCGTGAAAGCAGCGAACTGCGTTGCATGCGGAGAAGTCCGTGCCAGAGTCCGAGGAAGAAAAGCGACGGGAGGAGGCAGAGCAAAAGGACTGCTCCAGCGAGTACGAGGCTCATAGAGGGCGGTTCGTCTCGCTCACTATAGTCACACTCGTGCAATCGTTCGCGAGTAATATGCGCCCCCAGCGATCACTGCTGGTCGGTCTCCAGTTCGATCCGATAGGATCGGGCGGCGTGTGAACGGCAAGTCACGCGGACTGATACGGTCTCCTGTCCGTCAGTGGCAGTGGGACCGGGACCGCCCTGGGGTCCCACCGGGAGATCGGGACAGCAAACCGTATGAGCGCGTGCGACCTGAGAGTGGTACCGTTCGACCATACTGTACGGAAAGTTACAAAACCGACGTTGAGCGAGGTTCATCACTCACGGCCGGTTTCCCGTGCATCGCCGAACAAGCCCCGGTTCACCAGCACTCTCCTCAACTGTCGTTTTGAAACGATCTCGATAAATTATCAAATTTGCGATAGTTTTATTGCTGTTGCCGGATCGACTCGCAATGACGATACTGGAGACACGAACTATGAACCCGAGCACTCCCGGTACCCCACGAGACCAGCCGAATCGGACGACCAGCGATCGGACCGACCGACCGCAGTCGGATCAACTACGCCCCATGTCGGCCGAAGAGATCGCCGATTCGTACGGGGACGTAGCTGACGAACTCGCTCGATGGAGTCGACTCGAGCGACTCTTTGCGGGTCGATACCGTCGCCGACAGTTCGAGAACGCGGCCGGACGAGTCCTCGATGTCGCCTGTGGGACGGGCCGGAACTTCCGATATCTCACCACGGCTACGGACGTCGTCGGCATCGACATCAGCGACGAGATGCTCGCTCACGCCCGTGACG contains:
- a CDS encoding NAD(P)/FAD-dependent oxidoreductase, with translation MERVDVAIVGGGPAGASAAERAAAHGAETVLFEQGVPREDRDGVGPDSTDAAGMLDYWIDIMDFDYREIPEEVIHRELEGTEFVGPNSTVELTSTGMDASYPNFGYTFHRARMDDWLHERAADAGADLRVGIGVKDLETDLRASSPAGPTHTLTLSNGAELEAQYVVLADGPQRRITLGALDQFTAPGRSVSDYLSPPAANHIAYQEYREFPDELFAEFEDHLKFWWGYMPGETAYPWVFPNDGTVARVGLTMPIGMTLADVDNPGSYKLLRPEDDRIPSGAEYISRLLEQEYGDEYDVDEDIPRVEDRGKSKGTETYPISSTRPIESPVGANIVVAGGAMGTTSAFHEGGYHVAVRTGKIAGRLAATDSLENYNDIWKDAIGDEILRNVSFADIVADYGPDDWDWAFDTITDMQGNGTENALVTKKYSAGFDAAKILATYKHKKFSYRDGRYVQLSEADYFY